GGGACCTTTCTCGTCCACCGCCAGCTCGCGCTGATCGGCGACGCGCTCGCACACACCGCCTTCGCGGGCGTCGCGGTTGGGTTATTCGTCAACGCCACGCTTGGAACGGGCGTTTCGCCGTACCTCGCCGCGGTCGTCGTCGCAATGCTCGCCGCGCTCGCCATCGAACTCATCTCCGAGGTGACCGACGCGTACAACGACGTGTCGATGGCAATCGTCCTTTCGACCGGGTTTGCACTCGGTGCGGTACTGATCAGTCTCAACGCGGGTGGACTCGCAGTCGGCGTTAATCAGTACCTCTTTGGCAACCTCTCGACGGTGACGAACGAGAACGCAGCACTCCTGCTGGGACTGTTCACCGTCATCGCGCTCGTCGTCGGGATTACCTACAAACAGCTACTCTACGTCACCTTCGACGAAACGGCCGCCCGCGTGGCGGGCATCAACGTTCCCTGGTACAACCGCATCATGTCGATGCTCACCGCGATGGTCGTCGTCGGGGCGATGCAGATCATGGGGGTCATCCTCGTCGCAGCAATGCTCGTCGTCCCCGTTGCCGGTGCGACACAGGTCGCCCGGAGCTTCCGTGAGGCGCTGCTGGCATCAGTGATCCTGGCCGAGATCGCCGTCCTGGTAGGGATCACGCTCTCCTTCCAGTACGAGTCTACCGCTGGCGGAACCATCGTACTCGTCGCAGTCGCGCTCTACATCATCGCCGTACTCCTCGGGAAACTGCAGTCGTCACGGGCGGAGACCGACGCTCCGACGGCCCCCGATGGGTCCTCCGCTGATTGACGATCAGTGTAATGGCCAGGGTTGCGTCATGGAAAATCCAGCAATGCTACTGTCGGTAGTTGGCGTTATCCAGCGACGGTGCGTATCCCCGTGGTAAACGGTGAGGTTTTGCGCCCGGTCATCCCATACTACTCTCGTTTGATTTCACACCCGCTATGCGACCCCCCAGATCGCGTGAATCCCGAGAACCGTGACGACGGTCAATAACAACTGGAGCGGACCGCCGACCCGCATGTAGTCGGTGAATCGATACCCGCCGGGGCCGTACACCATCAGGTTCGTCTGGTAGCCGACCGGCGTCATAAACGCCGTCGACGCCGCGAACGTCACCGCGAGCGCGAACGCGAGCGGGTCCCCGCCGACCGCCACTGCGATGTCGACGGAGACGGGGATCATCAACACGACCGAGGCGTTGTTGCTGACGATGTTCGTGAGCACTGCCGTCAGGAGGTAGAGAACTCCAAGCAGGATCAACAGATCGAGTCCGCCGGTGGCACTGACGACGTGGCCCGCGATAAACGCCGCACCGCCGGTTGCCTCCATTGCGATCCCCAGCGGGATGAGCCCCGCCAGCAGGAAGATGACGTTCCAGTCGACTGCCTCGTATACTTCCGACGGGCGCAGACAGCCGGTCGCGACCATCGCTACCATCCCACCGAGCGCGGCGACAGCGATCGGGGCCAGTCCCGCGCCAGCAAGGCCGACGACGAGCGCGACGATTCCGAGCGCTATCGGTAGCTTCGATTTCCGGTATTCGGGGACGTAAAACTCGCCCGCGACCACGAAGTTGCGATCGTTCGCGAACCGCTGGAAGGTGTCCGCACTCGCCTGGATGAGCAAGGTGTCGCCACCGCGGAGTCGCCGTTCGTCCATCCGGGCGTGAATGACGCGTCCCCCGCGCCGGATCGCCAGCACCGTCGCGTCGTACCGCTGTCGGAAGTTCAGCGTTTCGAGGGTCTCGCCGATCAACGACGAGTCGGGGGTAATAACCACCTCCGCCAGTTGCTGTGACTCGACCTCCTCTACCTCGTCGTCGTCCACGTTGAGGGCCTCGTCTCCCACATCCGCCTCCGCATCGGGTGCGAGACCGAGTCCCTGGGTTTCGATCAGCGATGTGAGGCTCTCGCGGTCGGTTCGCAACACGAGAACATCGCCACTTCGGATCTCTTTTTGTGCCAGCGGCTCGGTGAACGCTTGCTTGCCGCGAATGAACTGGACGATGTCGGCGTCGACGTCCATCGACCGCAGACACTCGTCGACGGTCTGGCCGATAAACTGCGAGTCTTCCTCGACGACGACCTCTGTCAGGTACTCGGCCATCTCGAAGTCATCAGTGAGCTCTTCGGAGATCTTGACCCGCTCCGGCGTCAGTCGCACCCCGATGGTCAGCAGATACGCACAGCCGACGACCAGCACGAGCAGGCCCAGCGTGGTGAACTCGAACATCGAGAACGCCTCGTACTCCGCTCCCATGCTGTCGTAAATGTCGCTTGCTAGCAGGTTCGTCGACGTGCCGACCAGCGTCAACATCCCGCCCATCATCGCCGCAAAGGAGATCGGCATCAGCAGTTTCGAGGGGGAAACGCCGGTTCGGTCGGACAGTTCTGAGACCATCGGGATCATCACGGCCACGACCGGCGTATTGTTGATGAATCCCGCCGTCCCGCCCGACAGCCCGAGCACTGCAACCAGCTGTTTGAACGAACTGTCGCCGTACCGATCTGCGATCTCGCTCCCGATAACGCTGATCAGTCCGGTCCGGCGGATCCCCTCGCTGAGGACGAACATCCCCAGGACGGCGATCGTCGCGCTACTCGAAAACCCAGAGAGTCCCTGTGCGAGATCGACGCCGGTCCACGGTTCGAGGACGATCAGCGCGACCATCACACCGATCGCAGTGATGTCGATCGGCACCGGCTCCCAGACGAAGAGGACGAGGGCGACCGCAATGATCCCGAAGACTACGAGCATGTCCACCGACAGCGCGGGCGGGGCCGTCGTCGTAGCGGCAGAGACCGTAGCGACTGCGGCAGCGATCATATGCTGCATGGATGAGGAATACTCAAAAACGTTCTCGTCTGCTCACGGTTTTGTGACTTACGTAGAGACGAGCACACGCTACGCAGTGGTCGTCGCCTGTCGTATTGACCTCAGAGAGCAGCTACTGTTGTCAATCGTCATCAGCAGTGTATGCACCCCCACGGCGTTTGATACGCCCAATGATCATCCGCCGTTGGCCTCGGCGGAACCGCACGGACAATCGGAACCCACCGACTCGGACCTTCCGATACGGGCTATTCTGAAGCGGCTCTCCGTAGTCTGGTGGATCACGCCACGGTGAATCGACAATCTCATCGAGTTTGTCGAGAATGCGGTCCTGGTCGGTCGGCGGTAGCTTGTCAAGGTCGTTCTGTGCCTTCGCTGCGAGCTCCCACGTCCACTCCTCGTCACTCATTGCCCGTGCCGAACCGCTCGCGCGCTTCGTCTGCCGACATCGTCTGCTCCGAGCGGATATCCGCATCGGCGTCGAGAAGCGCGACGAGTTCGTCCCGGTCAAACGTCGGGAACTCGACCGCATCACGGAGGGTGTAACGGATGAACTCGCTTCTGCTGTTGAAGCCGCGGCCCTGCCACGTACCGTCTATCTCGTCGAGGAACGACTCGGTGACTTTGAAATTTACCGTGACGATTTCCTCGTCGTCGTTATTGTTCGTAGTTGCTCCACACATATGCATGTAACACGTCTGTCTTACGCATAGTCGTTTCGCCGGGAACCGATGAAGGGAGTTCACGCGCTACTTGTCGGTTGGAAATCGGAGAAGTGCGTCGGCGGGGAGTTCGCTGAGTTGTGCGAAGCGAACGTCGGTCGACGGCTGTCGACCGGAATTTGAACCACGCGAAGACGGTCCTGCTCACTTCGTTCGCGGGCTGCGTCTTCTCTACTTCAAATCCCCTCGTACCGCATTCCTCTCGCAACCGTTGCTCGCGACACAGCAGTCGCTCGCTGGTTTGCTTCGAGAGAAGTGCGTCGGCGGGCATTTGAACTCGCCGAGACTCGCTTCACTCGTCTCGTCTGCTCAAATCCACACGTTGCGATTCTGCGGTTCACGGGGTGACGAGCACACGCTACGCGGTGCTCGTCGAAGTTGTTCACCGCAAGAATGCGTCGGCGGGGATTTGAACCCGATTGCAAATCCTCACGAGTTCGGATTTGCGTGGTTCAAATCCCCTCGTACCGCATGCACCGATTTCACGAATCGCGGCGCGATGAAACGCACCGCTTGTCGGTTGGAAATCGGAGAAGTGCGTCGGCGGGGATTTGAACCCCGGTTGTGACCATGGCAAGGTCACGTGATACCACTACACTACCGACGCGCCCTGTCTGCATTCACAGATAACGAGAGACTGTTGTATAAGAGTTGCGAAAGTGAGGCGCTTCGGGAGGAATAACCACGGTACGGAGCCACGATATTGATCGATTCGCTCCCGAAACACCCGAAACCGCTCTCGACGCCTCAGTACTTGTATAGCGAGACGACGAAGGGCAGTTTGTTGTACATGATCACCGCAATCGGGATGCCGACGATCGACAGCGTCAGCAGGTAGGCGATACCGGTCCAGATGGCGCTTGCCCACCAGCCGACGAAGACGAACCAGACGCCACGGAGCAGCAGGCTGGGCTGTTCCGGCCCGGACTCGACGACGCTCCCGTCCGGTCCGGCGACGAGCTGTCGCTGGGACGACTTGAGCGAGAGTACTTTCGGGACGCGGTTGGTCATCTTGATCCCGATGGGGAGGCCGATGATCGTGACGTTCAGAAACCACGCGACAGAGAGCCAGAGACCGGTGAGCCACCACCCGACGAAGACGAACCAGAGGGCACGGATCACCAGCGACGGGTCGGACGTGTTGTGCGACATCGTCTTAGTGGAAGCCAGTACTGCTGAATAAGTCTTTCAGGTGCGCGCACGCGAGGGGCGACAGGAATCGATACTCGTCGACAGGCAGGTCGCAACCAAACCACGGTAACCCTTCACAACACGAGTGTGAACGGCTCTCAGTGGCGAATACGATCCGGCACCCTTTTAGGGTCGGACGGGAAAAGATCGGCACAGTCTAGTGGCGAGGCGTCGAAGCGTCACGGCATGACAGTCAGCGTACTCGTGCCGTCGTCTCTCGTCCGGGAAGCCGAAGACAAACGCGAGGCAACTCGCAAGATCGGCTACGTCGCCCGCGCGGCGACAGTATTCCGGGCAGATCGTCTGGTCGTCTTCCCCGATTCGGAAGGCGAGCGGCGATGGGGCGGCGGATTCGTCGAAACCGTGCTGCGGTACGCCGCGACTCCGCCATACCTCCGAAAGGAGGCATGGGGAACGCGGAGCGAATTAGAGTACGCGGGCGTCCTGCCGCCGCTCCGCGCACCGTCACAGACCGGCTCCGAATCAGACGATTCGGGGTCGTCAAGACAGGGAATCGTGACCGAGGTCGGACCTGACGGGCGCGTACGGGTCAATTGCGGCTTGCAACACCCGATCTCGCTCGTCGTCCCTCCGCAAATGGAGGTCGACGAGGGAGAGCGCGTAACAGTCAGGATCTCTTCGCGAGAGCCGGTCCGTGCGAAGCTGGTCGACGAGCCCGTTTCGGGGCTCTCGATCCATCGCATGGACCTATCGGAAGCGCTCGGCCGTGAGGACGCCGGTGTTCGGATCGCGACGTCGAGGTTCGGCGAGAACCTTAGCGTCTCGCGACTCGGGACACTGGCCGGACGAATCGAAGCCGACGGGATGACCGTCGCCTTCGGCTCGCCCGAGAGAGGGCTTCCGGAGATGCTCGACGGAGTAACTGTCGAGCAACGAGCGGACGGGGACGCAGTCCCCGGGAACGGAGACGACACACGTGACGGAGACGTTCCGGCACGGATCGACGTCGAACCGGGCGCACCCAGCCGGTTCGACCTCTGGCTCAATACGGTTCCGAACCAGGGCAGTCAGGTGGTGCGAACGGAAGAAGCAATGTTCGCGTCGCTTGCCTGCCTAACACTCCCAGAGTGAGACTACAATGCCACAACCAAGCAGACCACGCAAAGGCTCGTTGGGATTCGGCCCACGACAGCGTGCGACCAGCGAGGTCCCACGTTTCAACTCGTGGCCGAGTGACGACGGACAGCCGACGCTTCAGGGTTTTGCCGGCTACAAGGCTGGCATGACCCACGTGGTGATGATCAACGACGAAGCCGACTCGCCCACCGAGGGAATGGAGGAGACGGTTCCGGTCACCATCGTGGAGACGCCGCCCATGCGGGCAGTTGCCCTGCGAGCGTACGAGGATACGCCCTACGGTCAGAAACCGCTGACCGAAGTCTGGGCCACCGAGTTCCACGAGGAACTCGATCGCACACTTGACCTTCCCGAGGAACACGACGCAGAGGCCGCGGAGACGGAGATCCGTGATGCCGTCGCCGAAGGTCGGATCGCCGACATTCGGATGATCACGCATACGGTTCCGAGCGAAGTCAAGAGCGTTCCGAAAAAGAAACCCGATGTCATGGAGACTCGGATCGGCGGCGGCTCCATCGAGGACCGCCTCGACTACGGTCTCGAACTGCTGGAAGACGGCGGCGAACACGACGCCGACCAGATCTTCCGGCCCGGCGAGTACATGGACGTCGCCGGTGTGACGAAAGGGAAAGGAACGCAGGGTCCCGTCAAGCGATGGGGCGTTCAGAAACGAAAAGGAAAGCACGCACGTCAGGGCTGGCGGCGCCGGATCGGTAACCTTGGCCCGTGGAACCCGTCACGAGTTCGCTCGACGGTTCCCCAGCAGGGTCAGACCGGCTATCACCAGCGGACGGAACTGAACAAACGCCTGATCGATCTCGGCGACGACGACGTCACCCCCGCGGGTGGCCTCGTCAACTACGGCGAGATCGACGGCCAGTACGCGCTCGTGAAGGGC
This genomic window from Natranaeroarchaeum aerophilus contains:
- a CDS encoding ribbon-helix-helix domain-containing protein; the protein is MCGATTNNNDDEEIVTVNFKVTESFLDEIDGTWQGRGFNSRSEFIRYTLRDAVEFPTFDRDELVALLDADADIRSEQTMSADEARERFGTGNE
- a CDS encoding type II toxin-antitoxin system RelE family toxin produces the protein MSDEEWTWELAAKAQNDLDKLPPTDQDRILDKLDEIVDSPWRDPPDYGEPLQNSPYRKVRVGGFRLSVRFRRGQRRMIIGRIKRRGGAYTADDD
- a CDS encoding metal ABC transporter permease — translated: MSVPGASTGAVPTPYDAAFWLLDRWSDVLSVFGEEFGIEMLQYGFMHRAFLVGMLIAVMAPLIGTFLVHRQLALIGDALAHTAFAGVAVGLFVNATLGTGVSPYLAAVVVAMLAALAIELISEVTDAYNDVSMAIVLSTGFALGAVLISLNAGGLAVGVNQYLFGNLSTVTNENAALLLGLFTVIALVVGITYKQLLYVTFDETAARVAGINVPWYNRIMSMLTAMVVVGAMQIMGVILVAAMLVVPVAGATQVARSFREALLASVILAEIAVLVGITLSFQYESTAGGTIVLVAVALYIIAVLLGKLQSSRAETDAPTAPDGSSAD
- a CDS encoding SLC13 family permease, which encodes MIAAAVATVSAATTTAPPALSVDMLVVFGIIAVALVLFVWEPVPIDITAIGVMVALIVLEPWTGVDLAQGLSGFSSSATIAVLGMFVLSEGIRRTGLISVIGSEIADRYGDSSFKQLVAVLGLSGGTAGFINNTPVVAVMIPMVSELSDRTGVSPSKLLMPISFAAMMGGMLTLVGTSTNLLASDIYDSMGAEYEAFSMFEFTTLGLLVLVVGCAYLLTIGVRLTPERVKISEELTDDFEMAEYLTEVVVEEDSQFIGQTVDECLRSMDVDADIVQFIRGKQAFTEPLAQKEIRSGDVLVLRTDRESLTSLIETQGLGLAPDAEADVGDEALNVDDDEVEEVESQQLAEVVITPDSSLIGETLETLNFRQRYDATVLAIRRGGRVIHARMDERRLRGGDTLLIQASADTFQRFANDRNFVVAGEFYVPEYRKSKLPIALGIVALVVGLAGAGLAPIAVAALGGMVAMVATGCLRPSEVYEAVDWNVIFLLAGLIPLGIAMEATGGAAFIAGHVVSATGGLDLLILLGVLYLLTAVLTNIVSNNASVVLMIPVSVDIAVAVGGDPLAFALAVTFAASTAFMTPVGYQTNLMVYGPGGYRFTDYMRVGGPLQLLLTVVTVLGIHAIWGVA
- a CDS encoding YccF domain-containing protein, coding for MSHNTSDPSLVIRALWFVFVGWWLTGLWLSVAWFLNVTIIGLPIGIKMTNRVPKVLSLKSSQRQLVAGPDGSVVESGPEQPSLLLRGVWFVFVGWWASAIWTGIAYLLTLSIVGIPIAVIMYNKLPFVVSLYKY
- a CDS encoding 50S ribosomal protein L3 — its product is MPQPSRPRKGSLGFGPRQRATSEVPRFNSWPSDDGQPTLQGFAGYKAGMTHVVMINDEADSPTEGMEETVPVTIVETPPMRAVALRAYEDTPYGQKPLTEVWATEFHEELDRTLDLPEEHDAEAAETEIRDAVAEGRIADIRMITHTVPSEVKSVPKKKPDVMETRIGGGSIEDRLDYGLELLEDGGEHDADQIFRPGEYMDVAGVTKGKGTQGPVKRWGVQKRKGKHARQGWRRRIGNLGPWNPSRVRSTVPQQGQTGYHQRTELNKRLIDLGDDDVTPAGGLVNYGEIDGQYALVKGSLPGPSQRVLRFRPAVRPNDQPRLDPEVRYVSTESNQG
- a CDS encoding RNA methyltransferase, with translation MTVSVLVPSSLVREAEDKREATRKIGYVARAATVFRADRLVVFPDSEGERRWGGGFVETVLRYAATPPYLRKEAWGTRSELEYAGVLPPLRAPSQTGSESDDSGSSRQGIVTEVGPDGRVRVNCGLQHPISLVVPPQMEVDEGERVTVRISSREPVRAKLVDEPVSGLSIHRMDLSEALGREDAGVRIATSRFGENLSVSRLGTLAGRIEADGMTVAFGSPERGLPEMLDGVTVEQRADGDAVPGNGDDTRDGDVPARIDVEPGAPSRFDLWLNTVPNQGSQVVRTEEAMFASLACLTLPE